CCAGGTCACGCTGGGGCAGGTGCAACTCAGCGCCCAGAGCCTCGTGACCATTCTGGTCAGTGCGGTGCTGATGCTGGCCCTCTATTTCTTCTTTGACCGCACCCTGGCGGGCAAGGCGCTCAGGGCCACCGCCGTTAACCGGCTGGGGGCACGCCTGAGCGGCATCAGTCCGGTGCGGGCAGGCTACGTCAGCTTCACGCTGGCCGCTGCCATCGGCGCGCTCAGCGGCCTGCTGATCGGTCCCTCCACCCCGCTGAGCTACGACAGCGGCTTCATCATCGGCCTCAAGGGCTTCGTGGGGGCCATTATCGGTGGGCTGGTGTCGTATCCGGTGGCGGCGCTCGGCGCGGTGCTGGTGGGCCTGCTGGAGAGCTTCGCCTCATTCAGCTTCAGCGCCTGGAAGGAAGTCATCGTCTTTGGGCTGATTCTGCCGGTGCTGCTGTGGAGGTCGCTCACCACCCGCCACGCCGAGGAAGAAGAATGAGACTAGGTTCCCGCACCTGGCTGGCCCTGGCCTTCTTCGCCGTCATTGCCCTACTGCCCTTCCTCCTGCCCACCTTTTACCTGACCCTGCTCGGCAACGTCGGCATTTACGCGCTGGTGGCACTGGGCCTGGTGCTATTGACGGGCGTGGCGGGCAGCACCAGCTTCGGACAGGCGGCCTTCATGGGCGTTGGAGCATACACCAGCGCCGTGCTGTGCCTGCGCTTCGGCCTCTCGCCCTGGCTGACCCTGTTCGCGGCAGTGGTCGTCACGGGGATGGTGGCGCTGATTCTGGGAGCCATCACGCTACGGATGCAGGGCCACTTTCTGCCACTGGCAACGATTGCCTGGGGCCTGAGCCTCTACTACACCTTCGGCAACGCGCCGTTCGCGGGCGGCTTTACCGGCCTGACGGGCGTGCCACCGATCTCGCTGTTTGGCCTCGCGCTCAACACGCCCAGCCGCTTTTACTGGCTGGTCTGGGCAGTGCTGGCGCTGTGCGCCTGGGTCACTCAAAACTTATTGCAAAGCCGCACCGGGCGGGCCATGCGTGCCCTCAGGGGCGGCGTCACGGTGGCCGAGAGTTTCGGGGTCAACACCTACGCCCTGCGGGTGCAGACCTTCCTGCTCTCGGCGGTGCTGGCAGCGGTGGCGGGCTGGCTCTACGCGCACGGGCAGGGCTTCATCAATCCCACGCCGTTCGGCTTGCCGCAGGGCATCGAATTTCTGTTCATGGCGGTGGTGGGCGGTTCCGGTTCGGTGGGCGGGGCGATTCTGGGCGCGGGGCTGATTACCCTGCTGCGCGACCAGTTGCAAAACCTCCTGCCCAAACTGCTGGGGCAATCCGGCGACTTCGTGACCCCCGTGTTCGGCATTCTGGTCATTCTGATGCTTCAGGTGGCCCGCGAGGGACTGTGGCCGCTGCTGGAACGGGTGCTGCCCAGGCCCCCGCAAACCCTGATGCCGGGAACTGAACGCCTCCCCCTGCATGCCAAACCTGCTTCCGGCGAGGAGTTGCTCAAGTTGGAAGGCGTTTCCAAGCATTTCGGCGGCCTCAAAGCGGTCAGTGAGGTGTCGTTCAGCCTCCGAAGCGGCGAGATTCTGGGCCTGATCGGTCCCAACGGCGCGGGCAAATCCACCCTCTTCAACGTGATTTCCGGGGTGCTGCCGCCGACGTCCGGAAAAGTCACGCTGCGCGGCAAGGACATCTCGCACTTCGCCTCGCGCCAGATCGCTCGCCTGGGCATGGCCCGCACCTTCCAGCACGTCCGGCTCTTTCCCGAAATGACACTGCTCGGCAACGCCATGATGGGCGGCTATGCCCGCGCCCACGCCGGAATGACCCGCAGTTTGCTGCATCTGGAACGTGGCGAGGAGGCGGCACTGCAACACGACGCGGCTCGGCAACTGGCGCGGGTGGGATTGGGCAACGTCTTCGAACTGGCGGGCAACCTGCCGCTGGGCCAGCAGCGCATTCTGGAGATTGCGCGGGCGCTGGTGGCCGACCCGACGTTGCTGCTACTCGACGAACCGGCAGCGGGCCTGCGGGTTGGTGAAAAGCGCGAACTCTCGGCGCTGCTGCGCAAGTTACAGGGCGAGGGTGTCACCATCTTGATCGTGGAACATGACATGGACCTGGTGATGAATGTGGTGGACCGCCTGGTCGTCATGAACTACGGCGAGAAGCTGGCCGAGGGCACGCCCCGCGAGATTCAGCAGCACCCCGCCGTGCGCGAGGCGTACCTGGGCGGCGCAGCGTGACGCTCCTTTCTGTTCAGGATCTGCATGTCAACTATGGCCGGGTGGAAGCCCTGCACGGCGTCTCGCTGGACGTGGACGCGGGCCAGATCGTCAGCGTCATCGGCCCCAACGGCGCAGGCAAAACCACCCTGCTCTCGGCGCTGGCGGGCGTGCTGCCCTCACGCGGCGAGGCGACATATCAGGGTGAGTCCCTGCGGGGCGTCAGCGTGGAAGAGCGGGTACGGCGCGGTCTGGTGATGGTGCCGGAGAAGCGCGAGCTGTTCGGCTCGATGACGGTGGCCGACAACCTGCTGCTCGGCTCCTATTCGCGGGCCAACCGCAGCCGCGTTGGGGCTGATCTGGACGGTGTATACGTCCGCTTTCCAAGGCTGCTGGAACGCCGCAAGCAACTGGCCGGGACCCTGTCGGGCGGCGAGCAGCAGATGCTGGCGATTGGGCGGGCGTTGATGACTTCACCGAAGCTGCTGATGCTGGACGAACCGAGTCTGGGCCTGGCCCCCATCATCGTGCGCGAGATTTTCAAGATCGTGGAGTCGCTGCGTGAGGGCGGCGTCACGGTTTTGCTGGTCGAGCAGAATGCGCGGGCGGCACTGGCGTGCAGCGATCACGGCTACGTGCTGGAAACGGGGGACGTGAAGCTCAGCGGCCCCGCCCAGCAACTCGCCGACGACCCAGCGGTGACGAGCGCTTACTTGGGCAGCCAGGAGAGCTGAGCGTCGTTCGCCACTGTCGCCAGCCCGCCGTACCTCAGCCGCCTTCACCGCGTCCGTCTGGCGGCACTCGGTCAGTGTGATCAGTGCTGTCCACAACGCCCAGGTCGCCGCGTCTAACGGGCATCAAAGAACCTCCTGACTCAACTGAAGACTTCAGGGGCACACTCGGGCGGCCAAATTTTTGACATTCGTTTGACGTCCTAACGTTAAGATGAAAGTATGACCCGCCCCAGTACTGGCCCGCGCCGTTCCCGCCTCCCTGCCCTCGGTATCGGCGTTCTGATCGTGGTCGGCGCGCTCGCCGGGGCCACTGCCTACACCGGCAGCCAGACGGTGCAGACCCAGCAGGACTTGGCCCAGACCTTGAAAGCGCAGGTCAACGCTACCGGCTACGCCCGCGTGATCAGCAGCACCTACCAGCGCGGTTTCCTGAGCAGCACCCAGACCCTGAACGTGGTGATCGGCAAGGAAGGTGCAGCCAACGCCGTGCCGATGATTGTCGTCAACCACATCCAGCATGGGCCGCTGCCGGGCTTCAAAGCGGTGGGCAACGCCCTGATCGACACCGAGGTCAGGTTTGCCGATCCAGCGCTCCAGAAAAAGGTGGAGGACGCCCTGGGCGGCCAGAAGCCCACCATCCGCACCGTCGTGGGCCTGAGCGGCAGCACCGACACGCAGATCGAGGTGCCTGGTGGTCAGCTCACCGACAGCGGCACCACCCTGAGCTGGCAGGCGCTGAGGGGAAATGTACACAACGGCGGCTTGAGCGCCACCACCCAGATGTCCTGGCCCGAACTCAAAGTTACCTCGGACGGTGACAGCCTGACCATGAACGGGCTGAGCGTCAGCGGCAGCACCCAGAAGCAGCAGGCGGGCGATCCGCTGGGCGTGGGCGAGCAGATGTTCACCCTCAAATCGATGACCTACACCGGAACGTCCGGCGAAACGCAGGGTAAGTTCAACCTGAGTGACCTCAAGGTGGGCGGCAAGAGCACGCTCGTCGGCGGCTTTTACGGCGGCAGTCTCCAGTACGACATTGGCCAGCTCGATTTCGAGATGCCCGGCAGCAGTGCGCAGAACTTCAGGAACGTGCAGCTTCACCTGGGCATGAATCACCTCAGCCGGGAGCCGCTGGCCCGAATCGTGAACACGCTGACTAACCTCAACCAACAGCTCAGTCGCGCTCCCGAAAGAGCGAAACTGAGCAAGGCACAGGAGCAGGCCCTCATGGACGACGCGCTGGCGCTGCTCAAAGCGCAGCCGGTCTTCTCGGTTGACCGCCTGAGCCTGACGCAACCCAGCGGCGACATCGTGCTGAGCGGCAAAGCCGAGCTGCCGGGCGCGGCTGATCTGAGCGCCGAAACGGCCCAGATGCTCAGCAAGGTGCCGATGGCCGCCCTGGGCATGGTCAAGCTGCAAGCCCGCCTGAGCGCCGCAGAACCAGCCCTGCGCGAACTCCTGGGCAGCTTCGCGCCGGACGCGGCAGCCAGCCTCCAGAGCCTGATCGACGCGGGCTACCTCAAGCGTCAGGGCAACACGTTGACCAGCGATCTGGCATTCGGGAACGGCAAGGGCACGGTCAACGGCGAGGCGCTGGGCGGGGGTTTCTGAGTCTCAGCGGTTCTCGATCAGGGTAAACTCCCCCGGATCGTCACGCACGTATGGGGCGTCGTCCACCGTCAGGTCGGTGCTGTTGCCGCCGCTGAGGTTCTCGTAGCGGTAGGTGTGCGGGCCCAGGCGGGTGTAGCGTTGCCGCATCACCCGGCGTGTCAGGGTCGGCACCTCGATCAGGGCGGCCAGCAGTTCGCCGAACTGGCCGGGCCGCAATTTCAGGCGGCGCAGCGCCAGGGGATTGGCGTAGGGCGTGACACCCAGGGTCGGTGCAGCGGCTGAGGTCGCGCACCTCGCTGTTGTTGGCCTGGCAGCGGCCCACCGGGATGCGGGTCGGGGTCAGCGATGCCTGCTCCAAACCGCGCACAGCACTTCGACCCGCAAAACGCCCTCAGCGCCGACTTCCAGCGGGTAGCCAGGATAAATGGCGCGCCCTGGGCCACCTCGACCACAGTGCTGCTGACCCAGCGGTCCCCGGTCCAGCAGAAGCTGTCGACAGGTTGCCATAGCGCCCAGCCTGGCAAGCTGTGGCAAGCTGAACGCGGATGGCTGACCTCACCGACCCGGCAGGATTGACCCTACGCCCCCAGACGGCCAGAGACGCCCTGCGCCTGGCTGTCTGGCTCACCGATCCGCAGGCCGAGTGGCGGCAGTGGGACGCGCCCTTTATGCAGGGGCAGGGCGATTTCAGTGGGCAAGGTGAGCTGGACCCCCAGACGGCGCACGAGCGCCTGATCGTGCTGGGCACTGAGACGAAGGGGGAGCCGATTGGGCTGGTGACGCGCCGCCCGGAAGCGCCGAGCAGCGGCGGCTGGTGGGAAGTGGGCATTCTGATCTATGACCCCCGGCACTGGGGCGGCGGGCTGGGCACGCGGGCGCTGAGAAGCTGGAGCGCGCTGACCTTCGAGGAAACCGACGCGCATCTGCTGACTCTGAGCACCTGGAGCGGCAACACCCGGATGCTGCGGGCTGCCGGGCGGGTCGGCTACCATGAGTGCGCCCGCGTGCGTGAGGCGCGGCTGTGGCAGGGCCAGCGCTACGACAGTGTGCAGATGGAATTGCTGCGCCGCGAGTGGGCCGACCTCGGTGAGCCTGAAGGACCACTCGCCTAAGAACTGCTCAAGTCGCCGGGCGCAGCGCAGGCTTAAGCTCAGGAGTATGACGGGTGGGCCGTGAACCGAGGAGCGTTTCTCAATCCAGTAGGCTTTGTGGCCACCCAGGACCTCAAGGACCGGGGCTGGACCCCGCGCCTGATCACCGAATTTCTGGGCCAGCACGATCAGACCCGGCCCAACGGCCTGATGATGGGTCGCCGCCGACTGCCGCCGGTCAAGCTGTATCTGGAGGCGCGGGTGGAGGAGGCCGAGCGAGCGGAACGCTTTCTGCTGGCCCAGCACCGCGCCATGCAGGCGCGCGAACGTCTGGAAACGGCCAGAGCTGAGCGCCAGGCCAAACGCGCCGCCCGACTCGACGCCGCCGCCGAAGCCTACCGTCCTCAGATCGTGCCGGAAACGCTCCGCAAGGGCGCAGTCAAAAAAGCCCGCGCACCTTACCTAAACGGCCTGGAGCAGTTTCTGGGCCAGATGAAACAGGGCTTTGCCGCCGAGCCGCCAAAAGCAAAACCCAGAGCGCCGAGGTCTGGCAAGCCCCCCAAGGCCAGCACACCCAGACCGCTGACCGAGTCAGAGGAAAAGGAGCTGCGCGCCGCCCTGCTGCGGCGACTGGACACCGCACTGGCAGCGGTTTATACCTGGTTTCCCGACCCTGACGAGGTGGAGGCGAAGAAGGCTGGCCGGACGAAAACGGGCCAGGCCAAACCCGCCGACTGGCGCAAGTGGGACTGGGATTAAGTAGAACAACGTTTATCTTGAGATAAACCGAGCGGAGTGAGAAGGTGAAAAAGTACAACTAGGCAAGAGTATAGGGATGAAGCGCTTTTTGCAGAATCCCGAAACGGCAATCTGGTTGTACTTAGCGGGGAATCAAATCGGCGCACAGCACTTCCGGCGGGCTGCCCAGGCCACGCGAGATGTAGAAGACGCCGTTATCAGGTTCACGCCGCGCTCCAGTGTGCCAGCGCCGCCCACGCGCTACCGTCAGGCCGAACAGGCGAATCTGTCCGCCGTGGGTATGTCTGGTCAGCAGCCGCACATCGGCCTCGCCACGAAAGCATTCAGGACGCTCAAGCCCGTCAACACTGTTGTCGTAGCCGTAGATTTGCAGGCGCAGGTCACCAAACGTGATGCTCTCGCCCGCGTTGAGCAGCACCCGCTCCACCCCGGATACACGCCGCAGCACCGCGTCCGTTTCCAGTGGGGTCATCAGGCGTTTGCAGCCCCGCTCCAGTGTCTCGCACGCTCAGTTGCCCGGCACGAAATAAATATGCGGGCAGGTCATGCGCCCCAGCTCAGCCAGCACCCGCTCCAGATCACGCAGGTGGCTGACCAGATCGCCCATGGCGCACACCCCATCTGGCTTAGGGCATTGACCCGATTTGAAATGCAGCCGTTCGGCAAGCGGGTCCGGCCATGCAGATCACTGAGCTACACCACCCGCACGGCGCGGCCACGGCCCACGACCGGCATTCAGCCGCTCGGTTCGCAGCCAGTGGGTCTCAATGCCCAGCCATAGCGAGGCCGCGGCAGCGCCCACGATCAGCCAGCGCCAGTTCGCCCTCTTTGCTATTAGCGCAGACCCACCCGCCGCAGTTCGGCGTCCGCCGCCGCGTTGAAGCGCGAGAACGCTTCTTTGTAAGGTGCGTCCACCGAGGCCCCCGCTGCTGCCACGTGCCCGCCGCCGCCCAGCGCCACCGCGACGTTCTGGGCGCTGACCCGGCCCCGTGAGCGCAGCGACACCTTGACCCGCTCGCCGTAATCCTTGAACATCACCGCCAGTTCCGCGCCGTCGGCGTTGCGGATGGTGTTGACATACGATTCCACATCTTCCCATTCGGCCTGGGTGCGCGCCAGGGCCGCCTCGTCCACCCGCGAGCGCACGATCAGGCCGTCACTGGAAAAGGCCATTTGATCGAGCACCTCGCGCAGCAGGGCGTAGTAGCGCTGCGGGTTGCGGGCCAGCTGGTCGTTGATCCAGGCCAGGTCCGCGCCGTGTTCGACGAGGTCGGCGGCAGTTCTCAGCACCTGCGGAGTGGTGTTGGAAAAACGGAACGAGCCGGTGTCAGTATTGGTGCCGAGCAGCAGCGGCGTGGCGATCTCACCGGTCCAGGGAACGCCCAGCGCGTCTACCACGTCCTTGATCATCATGGCCGCCGCCGCCTGCGAGGGGTCCACCAGACTGACAGTGGCCTCGCGGCGGTTGGTGCCGTGGTGATCAATGTTGACGACCTGCCCCTTAAACGCCGTGATATCGGCCCCAGCCACCCGCGCCAGATCGGTGTTGTCCACGTCCAGCACAGCAGCCAGCGCACCCTCAGGCCAGCCCTCCAGGCGCGGCAGTACCTCGCCCTCGTGCGGCAGGAACGTCAGGTAGCGCGGCACATCCATGTAGGTCTGGGCGTCCTGGCCGAGCGATCTCAGCGCCCGCTGGAGGCCCAGGCAACTGCCCAGTGCGTCGCCGTCAGGATCAACGTGCGCCAGGATCACGATGGGGCCGGGGTGCAACTTCAGGCAGGCTGCCGCCTCCTGCACGAGCTGGGCATAGCGGGGTTCGGCGGCGTTTTGGGTCATAGCGCCGAGTATAAGCACCCATCTTAAGAAATCGGTCAGAAGTGTCGCCGACCCGGTCAATTCAGTTTATGGCTGCGTCAGCTTCAGCACCCGCGTCCGGCCCCAGTCGGCAGGATCGCTGCTCATAGGGATGTAGTCGCCCTCCTTCCACATCCGCATCTGGTCGGCGTAGTGCGGCCCAATCGGGTTGCCGCCCTGCCCCAGCGTGCCGACAAACAGACTCTTGTTGAGATCGGAGAAGTCCACAATCTGGCGGTAGCTCGGTGCGTGGGTCTGCTGATAGGTGCCGGGGTCGGGGCGGGCCACGTCCACCGTGTCGGTGCCGCCGGACGTGGGTGTGTGGCGGTTGAATAGCCAGCCGATGGCCTTGACGCCGCCGAAGGCCTGGTGGTTGTTGGCAACCTGGTGCAGCTTGCCGTACACCCACTGCGCGGGATCAGGGCCGAGACGGGCGCTGAGGTCGGTCACCGCCGCCTTGAGACTGCGGGTCAGCCACGCCGCGCAGTCGCCCTGGCCGTTCACCGCGCACAGCTTACTGTTGGTCTTGAGGGCGTTCAGCACGGCCAGACTGTTGACGTGACCGGTATTTTTGAGTTCATCCTGCGCCAGCGTCTGAAGCTGCATCAGCCACGCCTCGAAGATCAGCGGCGGCACGGCCTCAGCCCGCTCGTTGCCGTCCCAGCCTTTGAGGAGGTCGAGCGCCCTGGTACTGAGGTCGCCGTCGGGTCTGGCCGCCAGCAGGTACGGCTTGAGGTCGCGCCATACCAGACTGACGGTGTCGAGCTGGGTCGCCTTCACGTCGTCCACACTCAGCTTGTCCTTGGCCGTCAGCAACTCGGTGATGCGCTCGGCGCGGTACGGCTCGGCCCAGTTGCGGATGTTGGCGAGGAAATAGGGGTAGCTGTCCGGCACGACCTTGTTGTTGGCACTGACGATCAGGCCGTCTACGGGGTTGTAGGTGTGCGGCAGGGCGTCAAAAGGAATAAAGCCGGTCCACTCGTGCTGGCCGTCATCCTGAACCGGCAGGCTGCCGTCCCAGTCTTTCCCCTGGCGGATCGGCACCCTGCCGGGGGCGTAGTAGCCGGTATTGCCGTCCAGGTCGGCGTAGACGAAATTCTGGCTGGGGGCCACGTAGAACTTGAGGGCGCTGGTGAAGTCGGTCCAGTTTTTAGCGTAGTTCAGGCCCAGGAAAGCGTCCAGGGTGGTGTCGCCGGGCGCGAGGGCCGTCCACTTGAGGGCCACACGCGGGCCGACGGCTGCCGCGTCGCCGCTCACGCCGGAAATGATCGGGCCGTGGGCGCTCTCGGCCACTATCAGGTTCACGTCCGGCTCACCCTTCACCTTGATGACCTCAGTGCGGGTCGTCAGTTTGGCGCTCGGCGGCTCGATGTAAAGGTCCTGCACGTCGGGGTTGACGTTGGTGACGCCCCAGGCCAGGCGGTCATTTCGGCCAATCACCACGGCGGGCAGCCCCGGCAGTGTGGCCCCAATGGAGTGCAGGGTCGGCCCCTTGAGGTCGGCCAGATACCACAGCATCGGGGCGCTGAGGGCCAGGTGCGGGTCGTCGGCCAGAATCGGCTTGCCGCTGACGGTGTGCTGCCCGCCGATGACCCAGTCGTTGCTCCCCTTACCCGGCACATTGACGAAGCCGAGCGAGCGGGCCGCCGCCAGTTGGGCCTGGAGCTGACGGATGGTCACCGCAGGCAGCCGGGCACTCTCGGTCGGTACGGTGCGGTGCGCCCCGGTCTTTAGCTCGTCCGCGCTGAGGATGGTCGGCGCGTCTTTGGGATACGGCGGCATCACCTCACCCAGCGCATTCGGACCGAGTTTCTGCGCCACCTGCGCTCCCAGCAACTCGTCGTCCCAGTTGCCACCGAGGTCGTAGGCCAGCAGCTTGCTCCACGACACGCTGTCCACGTCCGTCCAGGGTTCGGGCCTGAAGCCCAGAATGCGGAACTCCAGCGGCAGGCGGTTCTGGGCGATGGCGGCGTTGACGCCCCGCGTGTAGGCACTGACCAGCTCGCGGCTGCGCGGCGAGAGGGCCGGGAGAATGCTCCGGGCGGCCCGCTCAAAGCCCCAGGTCCGCAGGAACTTGTCCTGATCCAGCGCGGCCTTGCCCAGCACCTCGCTCAGGCGTCCCTGGGCCACCCGGCGCTGAAACTCCATCTGCCACAAGCGGTCCTGGCCGTGAACGAAGCCCAGCGCCTCCACAGCGTCGGCGTCGGACTTCTCAGCCACGATGTGCGGCACGCCCCAGCGGTCACGGGTGACGGTTACCGGCCCAGTCAGCCCCGGCAGTCTGAGTTCGCCCGTCAGTTTCGGGTTGGTGACGCCATTGAAATAGATCAGCGCCCCTGCCACCGCCACAAACAGCACCAATAGAAAAACGCCAAACCCGCGCAAGATACGCATATCCACTTCCTCCAGACGAACAGTTGACCTTGAGTTGCCTTGCTGCTCAAGCTAGCGCGTCTGAGCGGAGTTTGGACCGGGTGCATGAATTTGACTTCGCCCGCATACTGCGCTATAATTTTCCTATCAATCAAACGACAGCCGCCTGTGAGGCGGATTTTTTATGGCCATCCTTCCCTGACCTGGGCCGTGCCAGCACGTCAGATGAAACAAGATGGGGAGCCAGAGCCTCAGCCCCAGCCCCCGTGCGCTGAGCCGCTTCAGCCCGGCAGCATGTAGCCCGCCGCCAGTTCCCGGTAAGCCCTGACCTGCTCGGCTTGCCAGGTGGCGTCCTTGCCCAGTTCCTCAGCCAGCAGTGCGGCAGTGCGCGGTGCGGCCTCACCGCTGGCCCTGGCATTCAGCAGCAGCGCCCGCAGGCGGCGCGAGAGCACATCCTCAACGCTGCGGGCCTGCTCCATGCGGGCGGCCCAGCGCACCTCGGCCTCGCTGTAAGGCAACTCCGGATGCAGCAGGGTCTTCGCGCCCTCCAGCGCCTGAATGCTGGCGGCGTCGGTGCCGTAGACCTTCCAGTGGTCTGCAATGTCGGCCTGGCTCCAGCCGTGCAGCGGCAGACCCGGCGTCAGGGTCAGGCGCGGCGGCAGACCCGCCAGTTCGGCGGCGCGGTTCACGGCGTCCTCGCCCATCCGGCGGTAAGTGGTCCACTTGCCGCCGGTCAGGGTCAGCAACCCACTTTCCGAGATGCGAATAACGTGGTCGCGTGAGAGCGCTTTGGTGTCGCTGCCCTCGGCGGCCTTGACCAGCGGTCGCAGACCCACGTACACGCTACGCACGTCGGCGCGGGTGGGGGCCGGGTCAAGGTACTGGGCCGCCGTCTGGAGAATGAATTCGATTTCCTCGGGCAGGGCGCGCGGCTCCAGGCTGACTTCCGGCACGGCGGTGTCGGTGGTACCAATGACCACGTGGTCGTGCCAGGGGACCGCGAACAGCACCCGCCCGTCGTCGGTACGCGGCACCATCAGGGCGCTGTTGCCCGGCAGGAAGCGGCGGTCCACGACCACATGCACGCCCTGACTCGGCGAGAGCATCGGCTTGGCTTTGGCATCGTCCATCCGGCGCACGCTGTCCACGAACACACCCGTCGCATTGATGACGGTCCTGGCCCGCACGGTGTACTCGCGGCCCGTTTCCGAGTCCCGGAAGGTCGCGCCGGAGATTTTTCCGCCGGACTTGGTCAGGCCCACCACCGGAGCCGCGTTGAGGGCCACACCGCTATAGTCCTCGAAGGTCCGCAGCAGGGTAATCGCCAGGCGCGAGTCGTCGAACTGGCCGTCGAAATACAGCACGCCGCCGCTGAGTCCGCTTTTCTTGAGGGTTGGCGCGAGGGACAGCGCCTCGTCTCGCCCGACCAGGCGGCTGGGCTTCAGGTTGAGCTTGCCCGCCAGCGCGTCGTACATCTTCAGCCCGATGCCGTAAAAGGGCTTGGACCACCACGTGTAGGCGGCGATCAGAAAGCCCAGATCGTGAACGAGGTGGGGAGCGTTCTTCTTGAGGAGGCCGCGCTCGTGCAGCGCCTCGCGCACCAGCGACACATTGCCCTGGGCCAGATACCGCACCCCACCGTGCACCAGCTTGGTGCTGCGGCTCGACGTGCCCTTGGCGTAGTCGTGGGCTTCCAGCAGCAGGGTGCGGTAGCCGCGCGTGGCCGCCTCCAGCGCCGCGCCGAGGCCCGAAGCGCCGCCGCCGATCACCAGCACGTCCCAGAGTATGTCCTGGCTGGCGGCCTGAAGAAGTTGAGGGCGGGAATCTGTTGCGGGTGAGGTCATGGGCACATCCTTTGGAGTGGCGAGAGGAGTAGCAGCAAAGCTTGAACGGATGTT
This portion of the Deinococcus rubellus genome encodes:
- a CDS encoding glycerol-3-phosphate dehydrogenase/oxidase, with translation MTSPATDSRPQLLQAASQDILWDVLVIGGGASGLGAALEAATRGYRTLLLEAHDYAKGTSSRSTKLVHGGVRYLAQGNVSLVREALHERGLLKKNAPHLVHDLGFLIAAYTWWSKPFYGIGLKMYDALAGKLNLKPSRLVGRDEALSLAPTLKKSGLSGGVLYFDGQFDDSRLAITLLRTFEDYSGVALNAAPVVGLTKSGGKISGATFRDSETGREYTVRARTVINATGVFVDSVRRMDDAKAKPMLSPSQGVHVVVDRRFLPGNSALMVPRTDDGRVLFAVPWHDHVVIGTTDTAVPEVSLEPRALPEEIEFILQTAAQYLDPAPTRADVRSVYVGLRPLVKAAEGSDTKALSRDHVIRISESGLLTLTGGKWTTYRRMGEDAVNRAAELAGLPPRLTLTPGLPLHGWSQADIADHWKVYGTDAASIQALEGAKTLLHPELPYSEAEVRWAARMEQARSVEDVLSRRLRALLLNARASGEAAPRTAALLAEELGKDATWQAEQVRAYRELAAGYMLPG